A genomic stretch from Poecile atricapillus isolate bPoeAtr1 chromosome 10, bPoeAtr1.hap1, whole genome shotgun sequence includes:
- the ATXN1L gene encoding ataxin-1-like produces the protein MRAGHERSQECLPPKKRELAAANTGTEAGRAGGAPGSGEGPEWARTARPAPAAPRYGPGESPEAAAGLTVDQYGMLYKVAAPPATFSPTGLHPVVNVSPLSPAFNVTSPIIQHPAVPFPSLHYAQIPSASLQLIGSHYTVPYAIPPAFLPSPLLSPSTNLTAPHVPHFVPYASLFTEEAAPSPQTTSPTHSFNKSASAASSGQMQHHTAPQPLDMAAGRIPVYYQMSRLPPGYSAYEAPVAGGSPESPQQDSQLSSEVAAANGGQRPLEQSVARRPSEAVDSACSAAEDCLPPGAAAGCMGDGQFLPGYQMLGREISVPTHRNTPDTDLEVQRVVGVLASQDYHVLAAQRKDGPSPLNLCHKIQGDMLRNTTDRAAAGNSQSRSPCGMSPEETVRQRQLAKGMVIANGKPVLVPIGSEPVRSSASEALVRESPDAQARGNVLEKELPQLQPPSSSQLPSHFMKGAIIQLATGELKRVEDLQTQDFVRSAEVSGGLKIDSSTVVDIQESQWPGLVTLHFVVGEQQSKVSIDVPPEHPFFVYGQGWSSCSPGRTAQLFALPCHRLQVGDVCISISLQSMNGNSASQANSPLTDQLVSARERLEQTPQGPREPSDRAAEKKSHTDTTSMAQSSRAESSHPEAGSLYSLAPGFQRYSVQAEEPRSPLLRPSFIPQEVKLSIEGRSNAGK, from the coding sequence ATGAGAGCGGGCCACGAGCGGAGCCAGGAGTGTCTCCCGCCAAAGAAGCGGGAACTTGCCGCCGCCAACACTGGCACCGAGGCGGGACGGGCGGGGGGAGCCCCGGGTTCGGGCGAGGGCCCCGAATGGGCTCGTACGGCTCGGCCGGCTCCCGCCGCACCGCGCTACGGTCCTGGCGAGTCCcccgaggcggcggcggggctgaCGGTGGACCAGTATGGGATGCTCTACAAAGTGGCAGCACCGCCTGCCACCTTCTCCCCCACGGGTCTGCACCCCGTGGTGAACGTGAGCCCCCTGTCCCCCGCCTTCAACGTGACCTCGCCCATCATCCAGCACCCGGCGGtgcccttcccctccctccactATGCACAGATCCCTTCGGCTTCCCTGCAGCTCATCGGTTCCCACTACACAGTGCCCTATgccatccctcctgccttcctgcctagTCCTCTCTTGTCTCCTTCCACCAACCTTACTGCCCCCCATGTCCCTCACTTTGTGCCATATGCCTCCCTGTTCACAGAAGAAgctgctccttccccccagACTACCTCTCCCACCCACAGCTTCAACAAATCCGCCTCTGCGGCCTCTTCTGGGCAGATGCAGCACCACACTGCGCCTCAACCACTGGACATGGCAGCGGGGAGAATTCCTGTTTATTATCAGATGTCCCGCCTCCCACCAGGGTATTCAGCCTATGAGGCACCTGTAGCAGGTGGTAGCCCAGAGTCTCCTCAGCAAGACAGTCAGCTGAGCTCAGAGGTGGCTGCGGCCAATGGTGGGCAGAGGCCCCTGGAGCAAAGCGTGGCCAGGAGGCCCAGCGAGGCTGTGGACTCTGCCTGCAGTGCAGCTGAGGACTGTCTGCCccccggggctgcagcaggatgtATGGGCGATGGACAGTTCCTTCCAGGTTACCAGATGCTGGGAAGAGAGATCTCTGTGCCTACTCACAGGAACACCCCAGACACCGATCTGGAGGTTCAGAGGGTGGTGGGGGTGTTGGCATCTCAGGATTATCACGTTCTGGCAGCCCAGAGGAAAGATGGCCCAAGCCCTTTGAACCTTTGCCATAAAATCCAGGGAGACATGCTGAGGAACACCACAgacagggctgcagctgggaacagccaGTCCCGGAGCCCATGTGGAATGTCCCCCGAAGAGACTGTGAGACAGAGACAGTTAGCCAAAGGAATGGTGATAGCCAATGGCAAGCCAGTACTTGTTCCCATTGGATCTGAGCCTGTCAGGTCTTCCGCTTCAGAAGCCCTGGTGAGGGAGAGCCCAGATGCACAGGCTCGAGGAAATGTACTTGAAAAGGAGCTGCCCCAGTTGCAGCCACCCAGCTCCTCACAACTGCCCTCTCACTTCATGAAAGGAGCCATCATCCAGCTGGCAACAGGAGAGCTGAAGCGGGTGGAGGACCTGCAGACTCAAGACTTTGTTCGCAGTGCGGAGGTGAGTGGAGGCCTGAAGATTGACTCCAGCACTGTGGTGGATATTCAGGAAAGCCAGTGGCCTGGGCTTGTCACACTGCATTTTGTGGTTGGGGAGCAGCAAAGTAAAGTGAGCATTGATGTGCCCCCAGAGCATCCCTTCTTTGTGTATGGCCAGGGCTGGTCCTCCTGCAGCCCCGGGAGGACTGCTCAGCTCTTTGCTTTACCCtgtcacaggctgcaggtgggggATGTCTGCATATCAATCAGTTTACAGAGCATGAATGGCAACTCGGCTTCTCAGGCCAACTCCCCTCTCACGGATCAGCTGGTATCTGCTAGGGAGAGATTGGAACAAACACCTCAGGGGCCCAGAGAGCCATctgacagagctgctgagaaGAAGAGCCACACAGATACAACCAGTATGGCCCAGAGCTCTCGTGCAGAATCTTCTCACCCTGAGGCTGGTAGTCTGTACAGTTTGGCCCCAGGCTTCCAAAGATACAGTGTGCAGGCAGAGGAGCCTCGTTCCCCTCTGCTCCGTCCCTCTTTCATTCCCCAGGAAGTCAAGCTGTCTATTGAAGGGCGTTCAAATGCAGGGAAATGA
- the ZNF821 gene encoding zinc finger protein 821 isoform X4, protein MSRRKQTTPNKVHWEQVFAGLEEQARQAMMKNNFPATLGDQRPTIRPLQDPDSSSSGSDDEETTQDEVSSHTSEEDGSMVKVKKELENSERPVGGTPLMRENEVPGSLNTEPMLGLSQCPLCQLECGSRDQLIAHVYQHTGAVVSAKSYLCPVCGRALSSPGSLGRHLLIHSEDQLSNCAVCGARFTSHATFNSEKLPEVLSADRLPAPQSQGPSSTEGKDVAFCTPVYPAGILLVCNNCAAYRKLLEAQTPGMRKWALRRQNEPLEVRLQRLERERTAKKSRRDNETPEEREVRRMRDREAKRLQRMQETDEQRARRLQRDREAMRLKRANETPEKRQARLIREREAKRLKRRLEKMDMMLRAQFGQDPSAMAALAAEMNFFQLPVSNVELESQLLGKMTFEEQSNSALH, encoded by the exons ATGTCCCGTCGGAAACAGACCACTCCTAACAAAGTTCACT GGGAGCAAGTCtttgcagggctggaggagcaagCCCGTCAAGCCATGATGAAAAACAACTTTCCTGCAACTCTTGGGGACCAAAGGCCAACAATTCGTCCACTGCAAGACCCTGACTCCAGCAGCA GTGGCAGCGATGATGAGGAAACCACTCAGGATGAAGTTTCTTCCCATACATCTGAGGAAGATGGCTCAATGGTGAAAGTGAAGAAGGAATTAGAAAATTCAGAACGACCTGTGGGCGGAACCCCATTGATGAGAGAAAATGAG GTGCCTGGGAGTTTGAACACTGAGCCCATGCTGGGACTGTCACAATGCCCCCTCTGCCAGCTGGAGTGTGGAAGCAGAGATCAACTCATTGCACACGTGTACCAG CACACTGGAGCGGTGGTGAGTGCCAAGAGCtacctgtgtcctgtgtgtggcAGAGCCCTCAGCTCCCCGGGATCCCTTGGAAGACATCTCCTGATCCACTCAGAGGACCAGCTGTCCAACTGTGCAGTTTGTGGAGCACGCTTCACCAGCCACGCCACCTTCAACAG tgagaagctgccagaagtgCTCAGTGCGGATCGGCTGCCGGCACCACAGAGCCAGGGCCCCTCCAGCACCGAGGGTAAGGATGTTGCCTTTTGCACCCCTGTGTATCCTGCGGGCATCCTCCTGGTGTGCAACAACTGCGCCGCATACCGTAAGCTACTCGAGGCGCAAACCCCCGGCATGCGCAAGTGGGCCCTGCGGCGCCAGAATGAGCCCCTGGAAGTGCGGTTGCAGCGCCTGGAGCGGGAGCGCACGGCCAAGAAGAGCCGGCGGGACAATGAGACACCCGAGGAGCGGGAAGTGAGGCGCATGCGGGACCGGGAAGCCAAGCGGCTGCAGCGCATGCAGGAGACAGATGAGCAGCGGGCACGGCGGCTGCAGAGGGACCGGGAAGCCATGCGCCTGAAACGTGCCAACGAGACCCCCGAGAAGCGACAAGCCCGGCTCATCCGGGAGCGTGAGGCCAAGAGGCTCAAGCGGCGCCTGGAGAAAATGGATATGATGCTCCGGGCACAGTTTGGCCAGGACCCCTCTGCCATGGCCGCTTTGGCAGCTGAGATGAACTTCTTTCAGCTGCCAGTAAGCAATGTGGAGCTGGAGAGCCAGCTGCTGGGCAAAATGACCTTTGAGGAGCAGAGCAACAGTGCGTTGCACTAA
- the ZNF821 gene encoding zinc finger protein 821 isoform X1, translating to MSRRKQTTPNKVHCTGLTPAGARGWCGRVGKQRSDLSAFQEMTPEVLHSAGEQVFAGLEEQARQAMMKNNFPATLGDQRPTIRPLQDPDSSSSEFCPFQYHQGGSDDEETTQDEVSSHTSEEDGSMVKVKKELENSERPVGGTPLMRENEVPGSLNTEPMLGLSQCPLCQLECGSRDQLIAHVYQHTGAVVSAKSYLCPVCGRALSSPGSLGRHLLIHSEDQLSNCAVCGARFTSHATFNSEKLPEVLSADRLPAPQSQGPSSTEGKDVAFCTPVYPAGILLVCNNCAAYRKLLEAQTPGMRKWALRRQNEPLEVRLQRLERERTAKKSRRDNETPEEREVRRMRDREAKRLQRMQETDEQRARRLQRDREAMRLKRANETPEKRQARLIREREAKRLKRRLEKMDMMLRAQFGQDPSAMAALAAEMNFFQLPVSNVELESQLLGKMTFEEQSNSALH from the exons ATGTCCCGTCGGAAACAGACCACTCCTAACAAAGTTCACT GCACTGGACTCACACCAGCAGGTGCCAGAGGCTGGTGTGGCAGGGTAGGCAAGCAGAGAAGTGACCTAAGTGCTTTCCAAGAGATGACTCCAGAGGTTCTGCACAGTGCAG GGGAGCAAGTCtttgcagggctggaggagcaagCCCGTCAAGCCATGATGAAAAACAACTTTCCTGCAACTCTTGGGGACCAAAGGCCAACAATTCGTCCACTGCAAGACCCTGACTCCAGCAGCAGTGAGTTCTGCCCCTTCCAGTACCACCAAG GTGGCAGCGATGATGAGGAAACCACTCAGGATGAAGTTTCTTCCCATACATCTGAGGAAGATGGCTCAATGGTGAAAGTGAAGAAGGAATTAGAAAATTCAGAACGACCTGTGGGCGGAACCCCATTGATGAGAGAAAATGAG GTGCCTGGGAGTTTGAACACTGAGCCCATGCTGGGACTGTCACAATGCCCCCTCTGCCAGCTGGAGTGTGGAAGCAGAGATCAACTCATTGCACACGTGTACCAG CACACTGGAGCGGTGGTGAGTGCCAAGAGCtacctgtgtcctgtgtgtggcAGAGCCCTCAGCTCCCCGGGATCCCTTGGAAGACATCTCCTGATCCACTCAGAGGACCAGCTGTCCAACTGTGCAGTTTGTGGAGCACGCTTCACCAGCCACGCCACCTTCAACAG tgagaagctgccagaagtgCTCAGTGCGGATCGGCTGCCGGCACCACAGAGCCAGGGCCCCTCCAGCACCGAGGGTAAGGATGTTGCCTTTTGCACCCCTGTGTATCCTGCGGGCATCCTCCTGGTGTGCAACAACTGCGCCGCATACCGTAAGCTACTCGAGGCGCAAACCCCCGGCATGCGCAAGTGGGCCCTGCGGCGCCAGAATGAGCCCCTGGAAGTGCGGTTGCAGCGCCTGGAGCGGGAGCGCACGGCCAAGAAGAGCCGGCGGGACAATGAGACACCCGAGGAGCGGGAAGTGAGGCGCATGCGGGACCGGGAAGCCAAGCGGCTGCAGCGCATGCAGGAGACAGATGAGCAGCGGGCACGGCGGCTGCAGAGGGACCGGGAAGCCATGCGCCTGAAACGTGCCAACGAGACCCCCGAGAAGCGACAAGCCCGGCTCATCCGGGAGCGTGAGGCCAAGAGGCTCAAGCGGCGCCTGGAGAAAATGGATATGATGCTCCGGGCACAGTTTGGCCAGGACCCCTCTGCCATGGCCGCTTTGGCAGCTGAGATGAACTTCTTTCAGCTGCCAGTAAGCAATGTGGAGCTGGAGAGCCAGCTGCTGGGCAAAATGACCTTTGAGGAGCAGAGCAACAGTGCGTTGCACTAA
- the ZNF821 gene encoding zinc finger protein 821 isoform X2, translating to MSRRKQTTPNKVHCTGLTPAGARGWCGRVGKQRSDLSAFQEMTPEVLHSAGEQVFAGLEEQARQAMMKNNFPATLGDQRPTIRPLQDPDSSSSGSDDEETTQDEVSSHTSEEDGSMVKVKKELENSERPVGGTPLMRENEVPGSLNTEPMLGLSQCPLCQLECGSRDQLIAHVYQHTGAVVSAKSYLCPVCGRALSSPGSLGRHLLIHSEDQLSNCAVCGARFTSHATFNSEKLPEVLSADRLPAPQSQGPSSTEGKDVAFCTPVYPAGILLVCNNCAAYRKLLEAQTPGMRKWALRRQNEPLEVRLQRLERERTAKKSRRDNETPEEREVRRMRDREAKRLQRMQETDEQRARRLQRDREAMRLKRANETPEKRQARLIREREAKRLKRRLEKMDMMLRAQFGQDPSAMAALAAEMNFFQLPVSNVELESQLLGKMTFEEQSNSALH from the exons ATGTCCCGTCGGAAACAGACCACTCCTAACAAAGTTCACT GCACTGGACTCACACCAGCAGGTGCCAGAGGCTGGTGTGGCAGGGTAGGCAAGCAGAGAAGTGACCTAAGTGCTTTCCAAGAGATGACTCCAGAGGTTCTGCACAGTGCAG GGGAGCAAGTCtttgcagggctggaggagcaagCCCGTCAAGCCATGATGAAAAACAACTTTCCTGCAACTCTTGGGGACCAAAGGCCAACAATTCGTCCACTGCAAGACCCTGACTCCAGCAGCA GTGGCAGCGATGATGAGGAAACCACTCAGGATGAAGTTTCTTCCCATACATCTGAGGAAGATGGCTCAATGGTGAAAGTGAAGAAGGAATTAGAAAATTCAGAACGACCTGTGGGCGGAACCCCATTGATGAGAGAAAATGAG GTGCCTGGGAGTTTGAACACTGAGCCCATGCTGGGACTGTCACAATGCCCCCTCTGCCAGCTGGAGTGTGGAAGCAGAGATCAACTCATTGCACACGTGTACCAG CACACTGGAGCGGTGGTGAGTGCCAAGAGCtacctgtgtcctgtgtgtggcAGAGCCCTCAGCTCCCCGGGATCCCTTGGAAGACATCTCCTGATCCACTCAGAGGACCAGCTGTCCAACTGTGCAGTTTGTGGAGCACGCTTCACCAGCCACGCCACCTTCAACAG tgagaagctgccagaagtgCTCAGTGCGGATCGGCTGCCGGCACCACAGAGCCAGGGCCCCTCCAGCACCGAGGGTAAGGATGTTGCCTTTTGCACCCCTGTGTATCCTGCGGGCATCCTCCTGGTGTGCAACAACTGCGCCGCATACCGTAAGCTACTCGAGGCGCAAACCCCCGGCATGCGCAAGTGGGCCCTGCGGCGCCAGAATGAGCCCCTGGAAGTGCGGTTGCAGCGCCTGGAGCGGGAGCGCACGGCCAAGAAGAGCCGGCGGGACAATGAGACACCCGAGGAGCGGGAAGTGAGGCGCATGCGGGACCGGGAAGCCAAGCGGCTGCAGCGCATGCAGGAGACAGATGAGCAGCGGGCACGGCGGCTGCAGAGGGACCGGGAAGCCATGCGCCTGAAACGTGCCAACGAGACCCCCGAGAAGCGACAAGCCCGGCTCATCCGGGAGCGTGAGGCCAAGAGGCTCAAGCGGCGCCTGGAGAAAATGGATATGATGCTCCGGGCACAGTTTGGCCAGGACCCCTCTGCCATGGCCGCTTTGGCAGCTGAGATGAACTTCTTTCAGCTGCCAGTAAGCAATGTGGAGCTGGAGAGCCAGCTGCTGGGCAAAATGACCTTTGAGGAGCAGAGCAACAGTGCGTTGCACTAA
- the ZNF821 gene encoding zinc finger protein 821 isoform X3 codes for MSRRKQTTPNKVHWEQVFAGLEEQARQAMMKNNFPATLGDQRPTIRPLQDPDSSSSEFCPFQYHQGGSDDEETTQDEVSSHTSEEDGSMVKVKKELENSERPVGGTPLMRENEVPGSLNTEPMLGLSQCPLCQLECGSRDQLIAHVYQHTGAVVSAKSYLCPVCGRALSSPGSLGRHLLIHSEDQLSNCAVCGARFTSHATFNSEKLPEVLSADRLPAPQSQGPSSTEGKDVAFCTPVYPAGILLVCNNCAAYRKLLEAQTPGMRKWALRRQNEPLEVRLQRLERERTAKKSRRDNETPEEREVRRMRDREAKRLQRMQETDEQRARRLQRDREAMRLKRANETPEKRQARLIREREAKRLKRRLEKMDMMLRAQFGQDPSAMAALAAEMNFFQLPVSNVELESQLLGKMTFEEQSNSALH; via the exons ATGTCCCGTCGGAAACAGACCACTCCTAACAAAGTTCACT GGGAGCAAGTCtttgcagggctggaggagcaagCCCGTCAAGCCATGATGAAAAACAACTTTCCTGCAACTCTTGGGGACCAAAGGCCAACAATTCGTCCACTGCAAGACCCTGACTCCAGCAGCAGTGAGTTCTGCCCCTTCCAGTACCACCAAG GTGGCAGCGATGATGAGGAAACCACTCAGGATGAAGTTTCTTCCCATACATCTGAGGAAGATGGCTCAATGGTGAAAGTGAAGAAGGAATTAGAAAATTCAGAACGACCTGTGGGCGGAACCCCATTGATGAGAGAAAATGAG GTGCCTGGGAGTTTGAACACTGAGCCCATGCTGGGACTGTCACAATGCCCCCTCTGCCAGCTGGAGTGTGGAAGCAGAGATCAACTCATTGCACACGTGTACCAG CACACTGGAGCGGTGGTGAGTGCCAAGAGCtacctgtgtcctgtgtgtggcAGAGCCCTCAGCTCCCCGGGATCCCTTGGAAGACATCTCCTGATCCACTCAGAGGACCAGCTGTCCAACTGTGCAGTTTGTGGAGCACGCTTCACCAGCCACGCCACCTTCAACAG tgagaagctgccagaagtgCTCAGTGCGGATCGGCTGCCGGCACCACAGAGCCAGGGCCCCTCCAGCACCGAGGGTAAGGATGTTGCCTTTTGCACCCCTGTGTATCCTGCGGGCATCCTCCTGGTGTGCAACAACTGCGCCGCATACCGTAAGCTACTCGAGGCGCAAACCCCCGGCATGCGCAAGTGGGCCCTGCGGCGCCAGAATGAGCCCCTGGAAGTGCGGTTGCAGCGCCTGGAGCGGGAGCGCACGGCCAAGAAGAGCCGGCGGGACAATGAGACACCCGAGGAGCGGGAAGTGAGGCGCATGCGGGACCGGGAAGCCAAGCGGCTGCAGCGCATGCAGGAGACAGATGAGCAGCGGGCACGGCGGCTGCAGAGGGACCGGGAAGCCATGCGCCTGAAACGTGCCAACGAGACCCCCGAGAAGCGACAAGCCCGGCTCATCCGGGAGCGTGAGGCCAAGAGGCTCAAGCGGCGCCTGGAGAAAATGGATATGATGCTCCGGGCACAGTTTGGCCAGGACCCCTCTGCCATGGCCGCTTTGGCAGCTGAGATGAACTTCTTTCAGCTGCCAGTAAGCAATGTGGAGCTGGAGAGCCAGCTGCTGGGCAAAATGACCTTTGAGGAGCAGAGCAACAGTGCGTTGCACTAA